The following is a genomic window from Vitis vinifera cultivar Pinot Noir 40024 chromosome 6, ASM3070453v1.
ttgtCAAAGCATAATGGGTTTTTATCCCCAAAATTAtcgattttattattataaaaatcattaattaaagattttatgtttccctttttttttaaagactctTAGTTTATAATCAAACCGTGGACTATCAGCAAATGGAGTCGGCTATAACTGCCATCATAGTCAtggattttatatatttatttatttatttatcaaaattgagTTGGGAAGAATGATAGGAtgaaggaaaagagaagaacAATCAGGAAGCAAGGAAAGAGGATGGAAGACAGGAAGGAGAAGAAATGAGATTAAGCCTGGGGTTGGAAACTGAAAAAGACATTCCAAGTGATTGTCATGGAATCCTCTTATACAAAAACcccaatttgataaaaaaaaattttaaatagaatgtCTAGAAGTATATGTCTATAgaatatagtttttaaatagaACATCAATATCAAAATAACTTGTACTTTTCTTCTACTGCCAGTAAAGCAATAGGCCTAGAAGTTGGCAGATATATCCAACATGGAAGTGGAAGAAGAAGCAATTTGAAGCATATCCAGATACGTCAACTTGTTTACCCTAAACACTATAGGGTTTTAGCATCACTGCTGACGGTTGGCTGCCTTGCCGACGGTTCGATAAGCTCTAAACCCTCCACTCCATTGACTAAAAGGTTTAGATCCGACGGCACGTTCCTTTCATATTACTATTAATATCTTCCTTCCCACTTCAAACCCCATGATTTAACTTGTTGAATCAGAAAGCCTGCAGCTTTGTTAGGTGAAGTCTGGACATTCATTATCCAACTCTAATCTTTTGACTTCCTGCATAAACCCCGGCCCTCTCACCAATCACCAATGGGAATGGACGAGTCTCCCATTCCCATCTACGCATAGTTTGTCTCACAGTGACGCCATCACattcatataatatcaactcACAGGCAAGCATATTTTTCCTCTTAGAATACAAGTCGTAAACCTCTCGCACTATTCAACATAAGGGTAGTTGTCTGGAAATTTTGGAGAAGAAAGGAATGGCATGGATCGTCACTTTTAGGATATAATAGACCAATAGACCAATTTGCTGGGAAGTGGACAGTTCATAAAAAGTAAACATAAAAGACTTAAAAAGTAAGGTTAGCAACAATTTCCAGGAAGGTTCGGCAGAAACCGTTTTTGACTGCTACCCCATGGAAACTGAACCATGACGCTTTCAAGCTAATTTCCTCCTACCGTGTCTACCAATGATCATGTGAAAGGAGTTCTGGGAAGTCTGCGTCCTGGAAGGATGGCTAAGTGGAAACATGAGAAGAGCCTTCATGAAATGAGGATTCAGTCCCACGAGCGGCTGCAAATGCAATGCTGCGGCTTTTGGGAAACGAAAATAGTTGCCGTATCAACAGATATTAACAACGAAACCAGCATTCGTTGATAGTAACAAGTTCATTAGAGTTAGAAGTCTTGCTCGTCTAACTCAGCTTTTGGTTTGACTTTAACAATGAAGTTTTTCtcattcaaatatatttatatatatgactccaccttttcctcttcaccattttgaatattatatatatataagttatgACAATACAATTAACGTGTCCAAGATAAAGATCCCTCCTTGGAAAAATCTTATTACAAATTAATACGTAAGAagcttcataattctaaaatggGTCAATGGAAAAATTGATTTAGTGGTCATTATCTATATAAATGTTTATCCCAGATTATTCAGTTTAGATTAGTACCACAAAAGTTGTGAAATAGAGTAAATCAATCTTATGtagtttaaaatcaaattaaaaatttgagcaaatgagatttgtataaaaatatcaattgattttttacAAGATTGCTTTTTTTTACGTGATTGATATATTAGGaatgcaaataaaataataaaatagatgtAAATCATGAATGGGATAAGAATGGGTGTGAATCACCGGATCGTGTAGAAGAAGTGATTCAAAACctaatattttaattcatgtTCTAGAAAATAATCCCATcatattaataaatgaaaataaaattgatttcatttttattaattttcagaattcactttgaaataaaaacaaagttagAAGGGTAAAGAATTTTGTTCATTGTGGCTTCCTATTTTCATCTAAATCTAATGACATAAGGGATGATGCATGctcaaacaatttatttatttatcaaaactaaaaagaaaaaagaaaaaccagaaAAACCCCTTTCACACTATGAGAAAATTATGACATAAGATGCTCCATTTTTCTCAGCTTATCACATGGGTCACACAATGAAAGGCATATAAGTTTAATGAATGGAAAGCGTGGCATTCATGGGAAAAATGTGAAGCTTTTTAACCCATGTCTATTACTTCAATAGGAGTGTAAGGAAACTTCTCAAGAAGTTTCACGTCAGATGTGGTTCAAACTTTCAAGTGTGGCTAGGTAACTGAATCCACCCACTTCTTGACACATACGCGTATGCAAGCATTTTTGATAACATAAAATATTCCTAGGTTTTTCTGGGGACATCAATTAAGGAAAGTTTTTCATCACTTTCCTACTGGGAGAGTGTGAAACCATATTAGGAAGCTTAATCGCCCCTACCTAATTTTTGCCGAACCGCGTGGATCTTCCGAGTGAGATAAGACAGTGTCTTGGTGGGACTGCACAAACTTGTGCTCCACGTTTCCTCCTTGATACAATTCCTTTCTGTTGCTGACTCACCTCCTctatctctctcccttcttattCAAACTCAAGATCTTACTTCATCGCATACGTGCTCTCAGAGCGCGTGTCAACTTTGACTCTAAAATACTGGAGACTAGAGGGAAGCTCCCAAGCAGAGTTCAGACCCACCCCACACTTCAACTGCCCTTACACCCACGACAGCGGAAAGTGTCTTTTACGCGCTTTTGAGAACCCTTCTAGAACGGTCGTGATTCGTGGCCCAGAAGCTCAAATTAAAACTCCTCCTTCCCAGTGGTTACGTTCCCTTGAATTACGCGGTCACGCAAACATGTCACCTGGCGGCGCTACACTCACTGCCCCTCATTCGTCCATTATTTATGCACACCTTAACTCCTGCTTACTTAGCCCACAAGAAATTCAAGCGAGGGTACATCTGTCATTTCATTTCCCTCACATCAACAACCTCATAAAGTCGTACTCGTCATTCTCGACCATTTCTGGTTCCTATAAATACCGCACTCTGCAAGCAACTTTCTTTCATCCACGTTCCATTAACCATTCAGCATTGGTTTGCTTTCATACTATAATATGAAGAGAAGCAGAGTTGATGGAGTCGATGAGGTTGAGGCCTTAGCCATGGCCAACTGCTTGATGCTCCTGTCTAGGGTGGGAAAATCCGAATCCACCAACCAGCTCCCGGGTCGTGTGTTCGAGTGCAAGACATGTAACAGAAAATTCCCTTCATTTCAAGCGCTGGGCGGTCACAGAGCCAGCCACAAGAAGCCCAGGCTCATGGGCGACGAACTGCAGCTTCCCACCTCGCCTGCGAAGCCCAAGACTCATGAGTGCTCCATTTGTGGGTTGGAGTTCGCGATTGGGCAAGCGCTGGGCGGCCACATGAGGAGGCACAGGTCTGAGATCCATAACCCTACGCCGGTGTCGGTTGTGAAGAAGACGAGTGACGAGAGAGTTTTGTCCTTGGATTTGGACTTGAATTTAACTCCCTGGGAAAATGATTTGAAGATTCAGTTCCGGAAGGTGCCTCATATGGTGGAttgtattttgtaatttttgggCCATGACTTATATTTATTCGTTTGTATTTATGGAGACTGGTAGATTCATGATTCTTTATAGAGATCTTGATCTTTTGTAGATATAGATTTTCGTATTAGAGTGGTTCTTTatccacatatatatatatatacatggatTACTGAtaaatttctgatttttttttcttgatttatttgACCTTTGCAAATCATTGAATGCAAATCCCGCTGGCCAAATTAGATCAGAGGTTGATTGTGTTTTAACCTAGGCATGATCCATATAATTCTCCCATAAATCCATATCAGACAATTTTGAAATCACTGTTTAAGCTCTCCTTGAAGCTTCTTCAAAGGGTTGTTCTTCATATATGATCAGGTTTCGTATAAAAGACTCAACAAAGTTATTATATAAACTGAATATACACCTCCTTTGGATGTTATTTACACCATATATAAACTTATATGTACTTTATACCAGCATTTTATATATGTAATTAATACagataatttacaaaataataattaattaatgatcGAATCTTCCTCGATAAATTCTCTACTCATTATCTTAAGTTATCTTCgaacattattttattattcaaatttgattaGGCCGATATGTTAAAGATAAGaagtgatgagaaacaaaaCTTTTATTATGGCTAAATAATAATCAAGATTCAAATTCCAAGTAATATGTGGATTTTTTTCTCTAAGTGATCATGAATTGCTATCATCAAGGTTAGTAGATTTCTAAGTCCATGCAGAAAAAAATGAGTCATCATATTCCAATGGTTGTTGTTGGTGTTCGAGTCGTTGTTAAAGTCTATTGAtacagtagattttattgtttcaATTATTATGATGCTTGTccaaaaattttgtattttttggtatttttccTCTTACTTCCCTTGACATGATTTTCAAACATAATGTGATATTTCACGATAGAgaatataaatttcttttaacctGTGTTTTAAATGCCGTGCAAGACCAGACGGGTCATTCCACATTATTCTCATTAAAACTAAAGAGTTTGATGTGATATTAGATTATATAATTAATAGGTATAGAAGATGTGCAGCCGGATTGGAATGAGTAAAATTTGAGTTCCATCCAAACCGTAATCTCATCAAGTTGTTCAGTTATGACGTGTTTAAAAAATTTCCTGAGTCAACTGGGTTGCTACCCACTTGTCTGTTTACTGCCGGTGTATCATTGTCGGAAAGTTCACCGGAAGCCGATTGACATTCAACAAAAGCACAAGATCTAGGAAATCAAGGGTATGAAGTGGTTGCCACTTCTTTTCTCGGGTGGAACGGTGTCGTTTTATTCTGTTGCCGCgtcttaaaaattaatcattgaGCCGCGCAATACCCGGCGTAACGTAGATTAAGAATTtgctcattttatttttgtcatttatcAATTTACAGTGATTTTACACCATTTCTCTAattatttataactttttataaattaagcaCCAAGGGATCACCTCAATCTCAATAATATGTCGacaatctaaataaaaaattaatatcttttaaagataaatttataagaattattatattttaaatagaatttcaggttattttttgtttttaaaaatataaataaaaaatacgtCCCAACCATATGATTATAttcacatttttaaaataatcatttcatttaacatattttaatttcaaaatttacacaatataaatatacatattttatttttattttatatgttccataaaaaatataattatatttgttaagcataaatatttattatattttaattacatgCATACAAATCGTGATTTTAGTAATATATTGAAAGGTTTGTAAATGAAAATATTGGGAGCTCTCTCCCCAATACCTTTCCTTCCTATGAATCTAGTGACTATTGGTATGTTTAGTCCAATTGCTACCGTTAGGTCACTTATTTTGAGTTATGGATATACAAAGTCAAAACATGTGTATCGGGTGTGCGACCCATCAACCTACAAGTTATAGGGAAGAAAACATAGCATGTTGCAACAAAAACTTGATTTGAGGTGTCgagagagagattttttttccttaagtaACTTTGTGCTCCATAGGGAGGAAATGAAAACAGATGATCTATGACCACCCTCCCACATGTTAAATCTTTTTTTAGCAATTTTCCCAAAGATCTTTATCATTAATGCAACCTTCATTTTGCTCATTCATGGAGTTGTATTTTTAGTGTCtctaaaaaatatgattatccACCATTAGTCAATAATGTGGGTTGGCTCAGATTACTTAGTGTTGTGCACCTAAGAGGGCAACATGCTTTAGGTTGCAAAGCTATTATCGCAACTCCCTAACTTAATGCAGTATCGAGTTTGCACCACAAGGAACCATAGTATGGGGATTTTAAGACTCAAGACCgattaattgaaaaatcatttttatatttttgtaaaaataatattttattattgtttgttatatttttgttcatttatgatatgGAAATACACATTCTATCTCTTTATCTAAATCTtggaaattttataaaaataaaattaaagaaaaataatatatcataataaaaatagattacGAGGAATATAACTTAGCtattaagataataataaaaaggaaaagtgatCTTTATACAAAGAATAACCTAAGTAATGTATGgaaaaaatgttcaaaatacTAAGATACAAATAATATGACCCAATTATGAAAGATATGACTTATGTACGATACAAAAATGTCCTAAGTATTAAGGTATAAGTTGTGACCTATATACTAAGGAATTAAAAAAGTGACCTAGGTATGGAAATATAACCTAATTATTAAGATGCAAAAAAGGTGATATAGGTAATAAGTTATGAATAATGTGATATTGATaccaaaaaatatgatttagatattaaaatatgaaaaaactaaTCTAAGTAATAaggcataaaaaaaatatgaactagATATTAAGGTATTAAAAAAGTGACTTTGGCACTAAGATACCAAAAATATAACCTAAGTTAAAGCATGAAAATAAGAATTAGGTAGGTAGTGAGGTACCAAAAAAGTGATTTAAGTAGGaaggtatgaaaaatgtgacctagtaatttaaatattaaaaaataatataaatattaaggTACAAATAATGTGACCTGAGTACAAAAAATGTGACTTGGGTATTAGTAAATCGTGACTGTAGTACTGAAGTACAAATAATATGACCTAAATCCAAAAAATGTGACCTAggtattaaaataagaaaaatgcgGTGTAGAGATTAAGATATGAAAAAAAGTGATTTAGGCATTAAGATACTGATAATATGGGTGTGGTACAAAGATATGATTTTGATATTAACAAAAAAGtaacttaaatattaaggtacaaaaaatataacttatatgaaaaatatgaccTAAGTATTAAGGTATGAAAATGGTAACTTGGGTATCGAAAATATTATCAAGGtattaaagaatgaaaaatataatataaatatgaagaatatgaTTAAAGTATAAAATATGTGAGTAAAATATTatggtataaaaaaatattttgatttaagtattaaaaaaaatgattagggtataaaaaaatatgactgAGATATGAAGAATTTGACTAAGATATTAAggaataaaaatgtaattaagaTACCAAAATACTAAGTTGAGAAATATGCAACTAATTTCGGTATGAAAAAAAtgactatataaaaaaataataataaaagtacaaaaaaatatgactaaggcataaaataaatattactaaaatgcaaaaaaaaaaaaaatgatgatgaatgTATGAAATTTGTCAtctaactataaaaaatataacaaaaatacatttaaagtataaatataagaagaatatatataaaataaataaaaaattgttatcatttaaaataaaatttattaaatatgtttatattttgtataaaataaatgacaaattcGTACCTCAAGATAACAAGacttttcatttatattttatttatcacaaaaataaaattaatcttcacaacaaaaaaaatcattcttactactttaattttgatattttaataaatgttaaataaaatatatttaattaatttttatcataattaattattttatttataaaaagtatgaacattttggtttgtttgatcatttttaaaaactttgattAAAAACCTGAGCGGTTACAAAAACTTTGAGATTGCATAATCATTAGAGGCCGGGCCCACACATAAGCCCACCGATTAAAACAATATACGTGTCAAAAGCAATGAGTTCAAAGCATTCTTTGACTTTTTTCCATTCTGAACAATTGGATTTTGACACGTATTAATCGCTGATACCTTTGGATTACATCAACTTGACCTAAATAGCTCAGAAAAATTAGTCTACAAATTATACGGACTTGATTGATCCATAGAAAAGCATGTGTACGGCTATGATAAATGTATGTCGAGACTATTTTTATACTTGATTGGCGAGAAAAAATCTAGTGCTCCTCCACACACCATATCAATTCTCTCTCTAGCACTTCCCGCCCTTCGCTCCGTCTGATCGCCGGCCATTCTCCGCTGTTACAGCGTCGCCAGAAGTTTCATCGGATTTCGACTAATATCAGCTGCTCCTTAGGTCTTCCGGCCAAAGGTACGGATCGCCGGCCTCTTCTTTAACGCATATTCGTTTCTAGGGTTAGGGCAACAATTTCCGTGGTATGTCTCGGCCTCAAAATTAGATATGAACCATGTGCTTTGTAGCAGTTCCTCTGAACAAGTAGTTTTCTTCTGAAATTTGGTGGAATTCACATTTTAGGGTGTGACTATTTGCGGAACAATTGCAGACAATGTTCATTTTCGCACTCATTTGCGTGGATATAGCTAGGAGCGTGCATCAATGGCTTTATCCGTGCACGGAGGGGACTTAATTTATTTCGAATTTGGAAACTATCATTTTCACACCTGGTAGACCAAAGGGAAAAGTGGAATCACTAAACATTTTCTCTGCCGGAAGTATAAGGGGCAAACCAAAATGGTACGTTGAAAGCTTCTTATTTGAACCATTTCTATGACAGTTTCAATTTTGCGCCTTAATTTGAAATGATTGCTTtacgaaaaagaaaaaagaaactgcTTTGAGGAAGTGTTATCTCACACTTTCACTGGAACATTTATGTAATGTTTGGTTAGAGAAAAgtagtaaaatataattaaaattatacattttcaaaagagaaagaaaaataaatgaaataaattttaagaatttggaaaagtaataaactttaaatatattttttattttctttcacttcttttctcttatatttttctttcatttgcattGTCCCTGAAATTTTACacgaaccaaacatagcattttTCTTTAGacctctatttatttatttataattatgtaATTGGTAGGTTTGTGTAAAGGCAGTAAAATGCTACATGGTTGTTTGATGATTTGGTTGGATGAAAAATAAGCTCTAACAAAAAGTAGTTAAGGCATTGATAAACTAAACTATGGTCCCAAACGTAATGATGAGGCCTCATCATTCATGTTATGACCAACTGATGTTGGTCTAGAACTTGTTTACtgcatatatgaaatattaTGCTAATGCAAAATGCACTAGAAGAAACTAGGTGTATAGACCATATATATAGGATTGCAACTGAGATAACTAGAACCCAACCGGACCAAACTCAATCCAAAAGGGCAAACCTAGGTTGAGAAATCCCAACTTCAGGTTGGGTTGGTCTTGGATTGAAGCATTGACCTCTAGCCCAGCCTGAGCTGCCTCAGTTGTAGATTTAACCATATATTTTGGGTTCATTAGAAGTGGATCGGTGGTGTTGCAACTCAAATGGGTTTAACTCAACTCCACCTTAGAAAAACCAAATTGAGGTAAAATTCTATCTTGACCTAAGGTTTTATGAGGCTTGGATTTAGGCATTGACGAACTGGAACTCTGCCTGTATTGATGTTATCATTTTATACATGTTTATGTCACATGACCATGAACATTTAATATGTTCAATGTTTCTTGAAAATGTACAAAAAGCTGAATTTCTGAGAAATTACCAGTGTCATTTGACATTTTTAGGAATGTTAGGCCTATCTTAACTTTTCTTTTACCACATCTAGTACATAAAATCAGTGTGAATTgtttttattgtataaaattACTACCATCATTATTCAGTATTTGTGACATGCTTTCATCTTATCCTTGCAATATATTTCAAGTCTTATTTATAGattcattattttgtaaaaatcacTCTTTAGGTGTGCTTAACTTCTTAACCATGTAATTGAGttattaattaatgaaaatgtaCAAATCAAAGAGGAAATTAATTCCTAATCTGAGCAATTCAATCAAACCAGTCTATCCTGACATTAGCTGAAACATCTAACCTTAGGCCAAGTTGGGGTGGGCTTGGATTGATGTCCAACTTGAGCCATGCTGCTAGAGCTGCAGCCATTAAACCAGcctaattttcaatattttaaattaaccatAATCCTTGCACGTCTGGTATTTTGATGTGATCTGCTCATGATCCAGTGAAGTTGTTGCCACTTAAAGGGAAtgtgaaaatgttttctttttctagaaTGATATCAAGACAACTTAGTTGTGGTCAACTGAGattgtttttaatttgaaaaggaaagacTAAAATGTTTCACCTAATCTAGCTTGATTCTGGATGTGAACTGATAgatgttaataatttttttttcgttGGATTTTCATACTTTTGTACATGAGTTTAGAAATTACTTAAAGTCCTCTGTTTCATTAACAGTTTACTTGGAGAAGCTGAATTAATATGTTTATCTTAACAGAAGCTTCTTACTTTCAACGTTTAGGCAAATTATGCAAGCATGTGCTTAGTCTCTTCCAAAAGAGGCACTGTGCTGTCTCTGTGCCCAGCTGtgtgtgtttatatatatgcaTGCCTATTCTAGCTTCTTGTGGTTGTGAATTGATTAGATGTTAAGTCTTCCTTATAATAAAGTTCTTACTTTCATCACATTGGCAAATTACTTAGACATGTGTCTAATTCTCTTCTGAAAGGGGGTCTCTCTCTTCTCAAAATCAGGGTTGGCCATTAGCTTTGACCTGAAATTCATATTCTGGACGATTGATTTTATAAAGGTGTTATaattattaatgttttaagGGATCAGGATTGttatgctctttttttttttttgtttcaatttttgtcACAGTGTCTGGTAAGGTTATCCAGATGATATTACATTACTCTT
Proteins encoded in this region:
- the LOC100265533 gene encoding zinc finger protein ZAT11, whose translation is MKRSRVDGVDEVEALAMANCLMLLSRVGKSESTNQLPGRVFECKTCNRKFPSFQALGGHRASHKKPRLMGDELQLPTSPAKPKTHECSICGLEFAIGQALGGHMRRHRSEIHNPTPVSVVKKTSDERVLSLDLDLNLTPWENDLKIQFRKVPHMVDCIL